A genomic window from Triticum urartu cultivar G1812 chromosome 7, Tu2.1, whole genome shotgun sequence includes:
- the LOC125522340 gene encoding glutathione synthetase, chloroplastic-like isoform X2 yields MTMAAANALTGASVSRGAGASMSGSVTVVCPRSVVAAAPTSRTSSLRPVRCGVVGTAAPVVATAEGDDGRRFGQLAAPPGLVDELVEEALVWCSQHGLVVGDKNHPRSGKAPGVGLLHAPFALLPMSFPKVYWEQALELAPLFNELVHRVSLDGDFLQQTLARTKEVDPFTRRLLDIHSKMMELNKKEDIQLGLTRSDYMVDGATDKLLQVELNTISTSSNGLACGVSELHRNLIRHHERELGLDPASVVGNTAITQHAEALATAWAEYNNQSAVVLVVVQAEERYMYDQYWITVALREMYGVTTIRKTMAEIEAEGDLRPDGTLVINGRPVAVVYFRAGYSPADYPSEAEWRARLLIERSSSIKCPSIAHHLVGTKKIQQELAKEKVLERFLDNKSDIENVRKCFAGLWSLETDNIVNSAIESPELFVLKPQREGGGNNIYGDNLRETLIRLRKDGSNEIAAYILMQRIFPPTSPSYLVREGTFVRDNVVSEFGIFGAYLRNKDKVIINDQCGYLLRTKAASLNEGGVVAGYAFLNSIFLT; encoded by the exons ATGACCATGGCCGCCGCCAACGCCCTCACCGGCGCTTCCGTGTCCCGCGGAGCCGGTGCGAGCATGAGCGGCTCTGTGACTGTCGTGTGCCCGCGCTCCGTGGTGGCAGCGGCACCAACGTCCAGGACGTCGTCCTTGCGTCCCGTGCGGTGCGGTGTTGTCGGGACGGCAGCCCCCGTCGTGGCAACGGCGGAGGGCGACGACGGGAGGCGTTTTGGGCAGCTGGCGGCGCCGCCTGGGCTGGTGGATGAGCTCGTGGAAGAGGCGCTCGTCTGGTGCTCGCAGCACGGCCTCGTCGTCGGCGACAAGAACCACCCG AGATCAGGAAAGGCACCCGGTGTTGGTCTGCTCCATGCTCCGTTTGCTCTCTTGCCAATGTCATTCCCAAAGGTTTACTGGGAGCAGGCGCTTGAGTTGGCTCCACTTTTCAATGAGCTCGTTCACCGTGTCAGCCTCGATGGAGACTTCTTGCAGCAGACTTTGGCGAG GACAAAAGAAGTGGATCCATTCACTAGGAGGCTTCTAGATATTCACTCGAAGATGATGGAACTGAACAAGAAAGAG GACATTCAGTTGGGTCTAACCAGGTCAGACTACATGGTAGATGGGGCAACGGACAAGCTTCTTCAAGTGGAGCTCAACACGATCTCCACATCCTCCAATGGTCTTGCTTGTGGTGTATCTGAGCTCCACAG AAATCTGATCAGACACCATGAGAGGGAACTTGGTTTGGATCCAGCTAGTGTTGTTGGAAACACTGCGATAACCCAGCACGCCGAAGCATTAGCCACTGCATGGGCCGAGTACAACAACCAAAG CGCAGTAGTTCTGGTCGTTGTTCAAGCAGAAGAAAGGTACATGTATGACCAGTACTGGATCACGGTCGCGCTGAGAGAAAT GTATGGGGTCACGACTATTCGCAAGACAATGGCAGAAATAGAAGCGGAGGGGGATCTTCGTCCTGATGGGACGCTCGTGAT AAATGGACGCCCAGTTGCAGTAGTTTACTTCAGGGCAGGCTACTCACCGGCTGATTACCCATCAGAAGCT GAATGGAGAGCAAGACTCTTGATCGAGCGTTCTTCTTCTATTAAGTGCCCATCAATAGCACACCATCTTGTCGGTACAAAGAAGATTCAGCAAGAACTGGCAAAGGAAAAAGTGCTTGAAAG GTTTCTTGACAACAAATCCGACATCGAAAATGTACGAAAATGCTTCGCAGGATTGTGGAGTTTGGAGACTGACAATATAGTCAATTCCGCTATTGAATCACCGGAGTTGTTTGTTCTCAAACCACAAAGGGAGGGTGGAG GGAACAACATTTACGGTGATAATCTGCGTGAAACGTTGATTCGCCTTCGGAAGGATGGAAGCAATGAAATTGCAGCATACATCTTAATGCAAAGGATATTCCCACCAACATCCCCCAGCTATCTTGTCCGTGAGGGAACTTTTGTTAGGGATAATGTGGTTTCTGAGTTTGGAATATTTGGAGCCTACCTGAG GAACAAAGACAAGGTCATTATAAATGATCAGTGCGGTTATTTGTTGAGGACGAAAGCAGCTTCACTAAATGAAGGTGGGGTGGTCGCTGGATATGCGTTTTTGAATAGCATATTTCTGACATGA
- the LOC125522340 gene encoding glutathione synthetase, chloroplastic-like isoform X1: MSCFRLLLTPVEVWNPTNQARHPHDHRRLTMAAANAFTSASMPCAASLSGSANVIAVCPRSVAAARTSPSSCLRPARCAAVRTAAPVAATSEGDERRFEQLAVPPELVDELVEEALVWCSQHGLVVGDKNHPRSGKAPGVGLLHAPFALLPMSFPKVYWEQALELAPLFNELVHRVSLDGDFLQQTLARTKEVDPFTRRLLDIHSKMMELNKKEDIQLGLTRSDYMVDGATDKLLQVELNTISTSSNGLACGVSELHRNLIRHHERELGLDPASVVGNTAITQHAEALATAWAEYNNQSAVVLVVVQAEERYMYDQYWITVALREMYGVTTIRKTMAEIEAEGDLRPDGTLVINGRPVAVVYFRAGYSPADYPSEAEWRARLLIERSSSIKCPSIAHHLVGTKKIQQELAKEKVLERFLDNKSDIENVRKCFAGLWSLETDNIVNSAIESPELFVLKPQREGGGNNIYGDNLRETLIRLRKDGSNEIAAYILMQRIFPPTSPSYLVREGTFVRDNVVSEFGIFGAYLRNKDKVIINDQCGYLLRTKAASLNEGGVVAGYAFLNSIFLT; the protein is encoded by the exons ATGAGCTGCTTCCGCTTGCTCCTCACTCCAGTGGAAGTGTGGAACCCCACGAATCAAGCAAGACACCCCCACGACCACCGGCGATTGACCATGGCGGCCGCCAACGCATTTACCAGCGCTTCCATGCCCTGCGCTGCGAGCCTGAGCGGCTCTGCCAATGTGATCGCCGTGTGCCCACGCTCCGTGGCTGCCGCGAGGACGTCGCCCTCGTCGTGCTTGCGTCCTGCGCGGTGCGCCGCCGTCCGGACAGCAGCGCCCGTGGCGGCAACGTCGGAGGGTGACGAGAGGCGGTTCGAGCAGCTGGCGGTCCCGCCGGAGCTGGTGGATGAGCTCGTGGAGGAGGCGCTCGTCTGGTGCTCGCAGCACGGCCTCGTCGTCGGCGACAAGAACCACCCG AGATCAGGAAAGGCACCCGGTGTTGGTCTGCTCCATGCTCCGTTTGCTCTCTTGCCAATGTCATTCCCAAAGGTTTACTGGGAGCAGGCGCTTGAGTTGGCTCCACTTTTCAATGAGCTCGTTCACCGTGTCAGCCTCGATGGAGACTTCTTGCAGCAGACTTTGGCGAG GACAAAAGAAGTGGATCCATTCACTAGGAGGCTTCTAGATATTCACTCGAAGATGATGGAACTGAACAAGAAAGAG GACATTCAGTTGGGTCTAACCAGGTCAGACTACATGGTAGATGGGGCAACGGACAAGCTTCTTCAAGTGGAGCTCAACACGATCTCCACATCCTCCAATGGTCTTGCTTGTGGTGTATCTGAGCTCCACAG AAATCTGATCAGACACCATGAGAGGGAACTTGGTTTGGATCCAGCTAGTGTTGTTGGAAACACTGCGATAACCCAGCACGCCGAAGCATTAGCCACTGCATGGGCCGAGTACAACAACCAAAG CGCAGTAGTTCTGGTCGTTGTTCAAGCAGAAGAAAGGTACATGTATGACCAGTACTGGATCACGGTCGCGCTGAGAGAAAT GTATGGGGTCACGACTATTCGCAAGACAATGGCAGAAATAGAAGCGGAGGGGGATCTTCGTCCTGATGGGACGCTCGTGAT AAATGGACGCCCAGTTGCAGTAGTTTACTTCAGGGCAGGCTACTCACCGGCTGATTACCCATCAGAAGCT GAATGGAGAGCAAGACTCTTGATCGAGCGTTCTTCTTCTATTAAGTGCCCATCAATAGCACACCATCTTGTCGGTACAAAGAAGATTCAGCAAGAACTGGCAAAGGAAAAAGTGCTTGAAAG GTTTCTTGACAACAAATCCGACATCGAAAATGTACGAAAATGCTTCGCAGGATTGTGGAGTTTGGAGACTGACAATATAGTCAATTCCGCTATTGAATCACCGGAGTTGTTTGTTCTCAAACCACAAAGGGAGGGTGGAG GGAACAACATTTACGGTGATAATCTGCGTGAAACGTTGATTCGCCTTCGGAAGGATGGAAGCAATGAAATTGCAGCATACATCTTAATGCAAAGGATATTCCCACCAACATCCCCCAGCTATCTTGTCCGTGAGGGAACTTTTGTTAGGGATAATGTGGTTTCTGAGTTTGGAATATTTGGAGCCTACCTGAG GAACAAAGACAAGGTCATTATAAATGATCAGTGCGGTTATTTGTTGAGGACGAAAGCAGCTTCACTAAATGAAGGTGGGGTGGTCGCTGGATATGCGTTTTTGAATAGCATATTTCTGACATGA